A segment of the Aureimonas sp. SA4125 genome:
CGGAAAGCGTCATCGAATACGTCCTCGACCGTCTCGACCTCATCCTCCTGATGACCGTCAACCCGGGCTTCGGCGGCCAGGCCTTCATCCCCTCGGTCGTCGACAAGGTGGCCAGGGTGAAGGCGATGATCGGCGATCGGCCGATCGACATCGAGATCGACGGCGGCGTCACGCCCGAGACCGCGCCGCTCGTCGTCGCCGCCGGCGCCAACGTCCTCGTCGCCGGCTCGGCCATCTTCAAGGGCGGCACGCCCGAGCACTACAAGGCGAACATCACAGCGATCCGCGACAGCGTGCGGGACGGGGTGGCGCGCGCGGCGTAGGGGGAGAGGCGGGCGAGACGCCAACGCTGCTTCTTCTCCCCTGCAGGGAGAAGGTCGCGGCATGTCCTGCCCTGATAGAGTGGTGGCATTTCAGCCCGGATGGATGGGTGACACTTTGTTGGCTGGGAGGACCGGTCGATGGGGTGGCGCGAGAGCAATGCGATGGATGCGCGCATCGAATTTGTGGCGGCGGTGTTGCCGGACGAGGGTCCTTCAGCATCGCCGCCTTCGGCGCCCCTCATCGGCCTGCCGGCCACTTCTCTCCGGAGGGGAGAAGAAGCGCTTTACCATGCCTGTCAGGGCCTCTGCCCCCACCGCTCCTCGAATACCAGCTCTTCCAACGGCAGCCGCTGCCGCCAGCCCTTTGCCGCCAGCTCCGGCCCGGCATGCTGGCGCTCGACATGGCCAACGCAGAGATAGGCGACGATGGCGACGGCCGGCGGAATCTTCAGGATCTCCCGCAGGTCCGGCTCGTGGTAGATCGAAACCCAGCCGACTCCAATGCCTTTTGCCCGTGCCGCCAGCCAGAGATTCTGGACCGCGCAGACGGTCGAATAGAGGTCCATCTCGCGGTTGTGCGTGCGCCCGAGGACGGTGCCGCCACGCTCCCGGTCGCAGGTGACGCAGATGTTCAAAGGCGCCTTCAGGATGCCCTCGAGCTTCAGCTGCCGATAGAGCGCCTGGCTCTCGCCGTCGAAGAGGTCTGCGGCTTCTGCATTGGCGCGGGCAAAAGCGGCGTGGACGCGAGCCCGCGTCTCAAGGCTGTGCAGCAACAGAAAATTCCACGGCTGCATGAAGCCGACCGAGGGCGCCTGATGCGCCGCACCGAGGATGCGCGCGAGCGCTGCCGGATCCACCGGCCCCGGGAGAAACTCGCTTCTGATGTCGCGCCGCGTGGCGATGGCGCGATAGACCGCCGCGCGGTCGGCCTCGTCGAAGGGGCCGGCCGCCGCCAGATCGTCTGCGCTCAACCCCGTCTCCCCCGCCAATGTCGCATTGTCGTCCCCCCGCCCTGTGTCTAGACCTGTGCCATAGGCGACGCGGCAAAGACTAGGCAGTGTGGACAAAGTGTCTGATCCACAATCGGATGGATGCCACGAGAACGAAGCCGAGAAAGCTGTCTGCGGTCTTGTCGTATCGCGTGGCCAGCCGCCGACTGTGTTTCAGCTTTGAGAAGCAGCGCTCGACGAGGTTTCTCAGGCCGTAAATGTATCCGTCAATGACGGGTTGGACCTTGCGGTTTCGCTTTGCGGGGATGACCGCGGCAACGCCTCTGGCCTTGAGGTCGGCAAGGATGAAGTCGGCGTCGTATCCCTTGTCGGCGAGCAGGACACAGGGCTTGGGACCGGGCTGGTCCATGACCGGCGCATAGCCTTTCATATCGGAGACCTGACCGCCGCTCAGCGTGATAGCGACAGGGAGGCCTCGAGCATTGCTGCGGAGATGGATCTTGGTCGAGAAGCCACCACGAGAGCGGCCAAGACTTTGGTCCTGATCCCTTTTTTTAGCGCGCCGGCGGCGTGCTGATGGGCGCGGATAATGGTAGAATCGATCATTTGAACGCTGTCATGACCCGTGCCGATCTCATTCAGCGCCTCCAGTATCACGTCCCAGAGCCCCGCCTGCGTCCAGCGCCGGAACTGGCGATAGACGGAGTTCCAGGCTCCGAAATCGCTGTGTAGATCACGCCACGCCGTCCCCGTTCGGGCGATCCAGAAGACCCCGTCGAGCACCAACCGATGATCGCGAGGCCGTCTACCTCGCCTCGGACCCTTCTCGACCACGAACGGCTCGAAGAAGGCCCATTCCGCATCCGACATCAAACCTCGAACCAACACCGCCCTCCGCAAAGAGCAGCCTTGAATCAGTCAGCAGGTGATTTGGGAATCCCCTTTGTCCACACCGCCTAGGAAGTCCGCCGGCAAGATCGCCCGGGGAGGGCTTCATGGATTTCGCGCTGACCGACGAGCAGACGCAGATCTTCGACCTCGCGCGGGATTTTGCGGTGACGCGGATGGCGCCGCAGGCGCAGGCCTGGGAAGAGGAGAAGGCCCTTCCGGTCGAGGTGCTCGCCGAACTCGGCGCCCTCGGCATGGCGGCGATCACGGTGCGCGACGATTTCGGCACAGGCCTGTCGCGGCTCGATGCGACGCTGATCTTCGAGGGCCTGTCCTATGGCTGTCCCTCGGTTTCGGCCTTCCTGTCGATCCACAACATGGTCGCGGGCATGATCGATGTCTTCGGCAGCCCGGCGCAGCGGGCCGAACGTCTACCGGGCCTGGCGACAATGGAATGCGTCGCCAGCTACTGCCTGACCGAGCCCGGCTCGGGGTCGGACGCCGCGGCGCTGCGCATGACGGCCCGGCGCGACGGCGACGATCTTGTCCTCGACGGCACGAAGAGCTTCATCTCGGGTGCCGGCTTTTCCGACCTCTACCTTGTGATGGCGCGTACCGGCGAGCCGGGCTCAAAAGGCATTTCCGCCATCCTCGTCGACAAGGGAACGCCCGGCCTCTCCTTCGGCGCTGAGGAGCGCAAGATGGGCTGGATCGCCCAGCCGACGGCCGAGGTGCGCTTCGACGCCTGCCGCGTGCCGGCGACGAACCTTCTCGGCGAGCCGGGCAGGGGCTTTGCCTACGCCATGCAGGGCCTCGACGGCGGCCGGCTCAGCATTTCCGCCTGCGCCCTCGGCGCGGCCCAGGCGACGCTCGACAAGTCGGTCCGCTACCTGAAGGATCGCTCCGCCTTCGGCCAGAAGCTTGCCGACTTCCAGGCGCTGCAGTTTCGCCTCGCCGACATGGAAACGGCGCTGCAGGCCTCTCGCATCTTCCTGCGCCAGGCGGCCTGGAAGCTCGACACCAAGGCGCCGGACGCGACGAAATTCTGCGCCATGGCCAAGCGCTTCGTCACCGACGCCGCCTTCGACGTCGCCAACCAGGCCCTGCAACTACATGGCGGCTACGGCTACCTCGCCGATTTCGGTATCGAGAAGATCGTTCGCGACCTGCGCGTCCACCAGATCCTCGAGGGCACCAACGAGATCATGCGTCTCATCACCGCACGGGCCCTGCTGGCCGAATAGAAAATGCCCAAATGGCGGCGACGGGAACGATTGAGCGTGGTCACGGTCGGGCCGT
Coding sequences within it:
- the bluB gene encoding 5,6-dimethylbenzimidazole synthase; protein product: MSADDLAAAGPFDEADRAAVYRAIATRRDIRSEFLPGPVDPAALARILGAAHQAPSVGFMQPWNFLLLHSLETRARVHAAFARANAEAADLFDGESQALYRQLKLEGILKAPLNICVTCDRERGGTVLGRTHNREMDLYSTVCAVQNLWLAARAKGIGVGWVSIYHEPDLREILKIPPAVAIVAYLCVGHVERQHAGPELAAKGWRQRLPLEELVFEERWGQRP
- a CDS encoding IS5 family transposase (programmed frameshift) — translated: MSDAEWAFFEPFVVEKGPRRGRRPRDHRLVLDGVFWIARTGTAWRDLHSDFGAWNSVYRQFRRWTQAGLWDVILEALNEIGTGHDSVQMIDSTIIRAHQHAAGAKKRDQDQSLGRSRGGFSTKIHLRSNARGLPVAITLSGGQVSDMKGYAPVMDQPGPKPCVLLADKGYDADFILADLKARGVAAVIPAKRNRKVQPVIDGYIYGLRNLVERCFSKLKHSRRLATRYDKTADSFLGFVLVASIRLWIRHFVHTA
- a CDS encoding acyl-CoA dehydrogenase family protein, with product MDFALTDEQTQIFDLARDFAVTRMAPQAQAWEEEKALPVEVLAELGALGMAAITVRDDFGTGLSRLDATLIFEGLSYGCPSVSAFLSIHNMVAGMIDVFGSPAQRAERLPGLATMECVASYCLTEPGSGSDAAALRMTARRDGDDLVLDGTKSFISGAGFSDLYLVMARTGEPGSKGISAILVDKGTPGLSFGAEERKMGWIAQPTAEVRFDACRVPATNLLGEPGRGFAYAMQGLDGGRLSISACALGAAQATLDKSVRYLKDRSAFGQKLADFQALQFRLADMETALQASRIFLRQAAWKLDTKAPDATKFCAMAKRFVTDAAFDVANQALQLHGGYGYLADFGIEKIVRDLRVHQILEGTNEIMRLITARALLAE